The genomic segment catgaacttgTGATAATGTCCAGACAACTGGGTCCAGATATTATCCAGACTTTCACAGATTTAGAGCCCAACTAAAAAAATTGACGTAACATATAAATTCTGCTCCAGAAATACCTTATCAACTAAGGTTCTTGAATCCCATTGTCTTCCCCATGCATCCTCTATTGCCCCTCTTTTTCGTTTGTTTTCTTAATCAGAAACATAATCAACCACCTGCTCACAATGAATTCTCCAGACATTATTCTGCTGTATTGTCACATCAGGACCTGTTTAAAAATCCAGTGATTGTCTCTGGACGTCTTGCTATGGTGTAAGTTTGGGTTAAATGCAGCGTAATACGTTGTTATGAACAGGTTTTGCTAACAATGGCTAGCTGGCTAAAGTAAACATTGTTCCGTTCAGACACATGTTCTGTTGTTGTTcttgcacgtctgaaagcaacATAAGCCTGAAACAGTTTTGAGGCAACAGTCAGATCAAGCCCTCAAGACCCCAACGAGTTTGAAACTCCTGGCAATGCGtgaatgtgatttttatttgtagCTCTGCTCCGTCATGTTCAGTAAACCCACAACTGCTCGTGTAAATAATAAACAGCCTGGTTTGTTACATTTGCGGCTCATTAAACGGTCAAAAATAGTTGTTTGAAGTTTaaagagaagctttaatcagtAATAGCGTCAAACCAGTTAGTGAAGCTGGGTCAGAACTGCACTGGACAGGATTTGCTGGTGGGCAAACGGGTAGAACAGGAGGTTTCCATCTCCAAGACCCCCTGTGGTGTTTTTATAATGTGGCTGCATGAAAAACCACATCAGCAGCATCAAAGCCTGCTCGTCACCCTGACACGTTATCATCCACTTCTCACATCTTTAACAGGCTCCACTTTTCCTCTGGAAAAACTCTGCTTACTCAGCACTCGACCCACCTCAGCCTGCCCGGTGTCTCAGCCctgtaataatagtaataataaagaaTTGTGCTCCAGCAGCTGTAGTCTGTTTATTTCCACGCAGACTGTGAGGGGAGAAATGGCTGAGCCCAAAAACACGACCATATGTTTAAACCTTGTCCTATGAACCCAAAACAGGATGTCACAGCAGGCCCTCCGGTCacagtaacagacacacacacacacacacacacagacacacacagacacacacacacacacacacacacacacacacacacacatacacaggaggGCTATTGTGTTGTTCTGCTTTGGGAAagacagaaggaggaagaaaggggATGGGGGAGCACAGGGGAGAATAaatcagatgtgtgtgtattttcatgCACTTATTAttatacactgtgtgtgttgctatTTAAAAACTACAGACTTTACGTTTGGGGAAATCATGTTCAGTGTGAGAATGTTTCTGACGTTCGTGTCCTTATATGtcctcttttccctctttaAAGGGAAAAGTTCCTCAAAATAGAAATAACGTTTTAGTTTTTCCTCTAAACAGCTGAATAAGACAAAAGGTGGAGCTGCTCCACAGACGGTGAATAATGGAAACAACTTGAAGCCGCACAGCAGGATGGTTTTACAGATGTGGATATATTCTGTAATAAAGCTAATTTTAAAAGCTTACTGTTTTTGTATGTATTAAACCAACTTAATATTACACGTTAATTTGTGAGGTTTAGAGCTGCTTAAGGGTGAATTTTGTCTCATTTGGGATTCTTCTTTTTGCTTCCTGATTATGCATTTAATCAAAGAGCTAAATGGCTCTAGCTCTGAGTAGAAGTATCGATTTGATCATCTATCTTTTGGCAAGAACGAGCACGTTTCCACAATATGTTAAAATCCACCCATTCATTACCTATACTGCTTATTCACTGAGTGCTGTGGACATCGGGCGAGTGGTACAGTCCACTGTGGACAGATCGCCATGCAGCGAACAAAAGCAGCTTAAAGACATGGCTGGAAAAGTTACTGGAAAATGTTGAAGAATTTTTTGATTGTGTCTGAGAGAGATTCTCTTGATTTGTACAAACCAAAGTTTAGGGAAAACCAGAACCCAAATTACCCGAATCTTTTTATGGAGCTCTTTAATCAAAACGTCTAAGCTGTGACAAATCATGCAATCATTCACACGGGGAGAATCGTGCAAGCTCTACGTAGGAAGGCCCAAACTGGGATTCAGACCCGGAACTTCTTCCTCTGTGGCGACAGTGCAAACCGCTGCTCCACCGTGCCGTCCTACATGTTAAAATATCCGTTTTTTTAAATCTACAGTCCCACAGACTCAGGCACCGATGGATGAACCTGACAATATTTTCAGTCTAAGATTAATGCTCTGACTTGCAGCCTGCAGGGAGACATTTGTCATTTGCTTAGACTTTCTAAGTGTTTGAATCCACTGTGAGCTGGTGCATGAGGAAACAAGAGCTGAGTCAGGGCTgcggaggaggaaagagaaagacaaagggTGTCGGGAGGGAGGGGTCTGCAGACGGCGTGGAGAAGAGGGTCGGCTCCTCCACGGCGTAGACACAGCACCGGGCCGCACACAGGCCTCGTTGTCTATAAACACACAACCTGTTGCAACTCACTCAGCAGCGTAGCATGCAGGGAATGCTAAAGGGATTAAGAGGCAGCCACTTGAGATAATGTGAAAAATGAGACGCGATGTGGTGAAGAAAAAAGTCAAGGACGAGACACCATCACGACGCTGAGTCAGTCgaccatcacccccccccccccccgagacgATTAGACAACTTATCACAACCACAGTCTGTTCCTCAGGCTCTTTGGAATGTTTTGGTCACAACATAAATCTAACATGTATGAAGTGTGTAGGAATTTCCCCTGAATACTGAATCCTTTATTATTTCTAAGcatcatgaataaaaaacacaatgtaaaaaaaaatgaccttCACACAAGTATTTcttcatttgtgtttatttgctgtgtacatcatacacacacatgtctttggaataaaataaaaatccgtCATATACATGAAATGAACAAAAGAGATTCATAAGTCACGGAGCCACTTTGTAAACGTGCACCCACGTGTGTTTTGAACAGGGAGGAGATATATAAATCATCATAGAGGAGTTttatacagaaaaatatatataaaggcaACAAACAATTGTGTTCATTTATCGCATACACAAATATAATGTTCCCTCGGGTTCAGGGATTGTCTCTGTCTAACCTCTGCATACCTCAGCCGACCCCGGAGTTCATAATTCAGCGGCATCCTCCGGGCCAGGCGATGGAAATGACCTTTAGCTGAGATAGTGAGGATCCCTGCAGGATGGATGGAGTGAGGTAGGATCTGTTATCAGAGAGGattccgccccccccccctgcttgtTTTGATGGGAACAGGCTGAGGGAGCCAGCTGGGGAGGTTAAACATCTGTAAACGGCCAGATGTTCACATCCTAAAGCATTTGGCAGTGAGGGCTGATGACTTAAGGTTCACTTTTTCAGAGTCGATTACGTCGGCTGATGAAGTTTATGTTTAATCAGCGTTGGTCTGTGACGTCAAAATTTGGatcagatctggatcaggaggcagatccaggaattttttaaactttctttagCATTGTGAGAATTTTCGACATTTTCGTtaatttctctgagaataattcattgatcttgataAACAAAATCAAGCAGATTTTTAAGAAGatagatatttatgagtgtttgtAAATTGGTGTGGATCCAAATTGAAATCTGGTAAATCtagttttattatattattctatttctttttccttttgtggGATTTAAATTCTCTCTGTTTCTATGTCAGTTTTCCAAAGTCCAGTTTCCCCCTCGGCTGCAGATCTATAGCTAACGGAACAGGCATGTTATCTGTGTTAATCAATAACTGTGTCATGAGTGATTATTGGACAGTGTATACAATGTGAGATTTGACCCTctttaaaaaactaaagaatGGGAGAGGATGAGATGATCAGGActttgctcctcttcctccgagGTGCAGGTGCTGCTCTGGATCCAGCTCAGTGTGGAACGTAACATGTGATGAATCTCTGTGTATCTCATATCTGTCGtgtcctctctccctgtccacTTCAGTGCATTAACAAACCCCACAGGGGCGCCTCGCATGTTCCAACGCCTGCGTTTCATGagtagataaaaaaaagaagagcaacacacacacacacacacacacaagctgaacTGGGACAGATTCGAATGAGGTACTCACGGTtcacttcacactcacacaaacagttttCCAGTTTAGAAAAAAACGAAACGTAGCTTAGtggttttccatttttaaattaAGGGAGAGTGTTAAACCGTGTCCACTGACGGTCACAGGGCTGATTTCAGATCAGCTCTGAGTCGGGTTGTGTCAATGACTGAATATAGAAGCTACacatgaagaagacgaagacgtccactccccaaacacacacatacacatacagacacacaaacaatttgCAGGGGAAAAATGGTTCCATTCGCCAGTAAGGTCCTTCTTCACCCACACAATACTTCTTCCATAGGAtctataaatacaatatatcaATTTGACACAAGCTAGCTAGTAGCAGTCACTGTCCTCTCACTTAAAGACACAGTCTCTTTGGAGTCGGGTGAAAGTATCAATGTGCCATGGAACGAAAAACAAACCCTGGATCCACTTGAGTTTGAagtttaaaagtaaaatcacaCTTTTCTCTTAGCTTCGCCCGGCAAAGCTCGGCCGCTTCCACTTGCTTTGCCTCTCGCGGCTCAAAAATAGAAGCAAATTCCTTTTTGTCCCTTTTGTTTTGCATTGGCGCAAAGTGGCCGGCTAATTACAGCCCGTTCCCAACGTTCATTTTTCAGCTCAAGTGAACTTGACATTGGGTTTGTGGTGCATTTCAGAGACAATCTCTCcacaaagggggaaaaaaaaaaaatacgacAAGTGATGATTTCAGATAGAAAAACTCATGTTTGGCTAAAAATACCACCGGCACATTCTCAGCACTCCATGGCACATAGCTCCTTGTCCTTGTTCTACACAGTGGACTCTTTGGGTCCCTCTTTAGCAGCGTTCTTGCAGCTGTAAAGCCACTTGATGACCCGAGCGTTTCTCTCGATGATCGACACGCCGTTGGGAACCTGCTCGGCCAGCTCCTCCTGGAACAGGCCGTCTCCCGAGTGTCGGGAGAACTCGCTGGGCTCCGAGCCGCCGCAGCTCCGGAGCGCCAACGAGAGAGTGTCTATGGAGCTGGCCCCGAAGAGGAAGTTCTCCCGACCCAGACGCTCGATCATGTCGATGTCCAGCCCGCAGAAGTCAAAGAAATGCTCCTGCTCTGATAATGCCACCGAGCAGCGCAGAAGCGTGTCCGACTTGGAGCGATGCAGCTGCCCAAACCTCCTCCTGGGGACCGGGGGGGGAGACGCCCGCCTCCACGGGTCATTCTCATCATCGTGGTCGGTCGAGTGGTTTCCATTGGTGACGCCGTTGTTCATGTCCTCACTGCCACTATTTGTAAATCCATCCTTAGACCATTCAAGTGTGCAGCTGAACCCAGGACTAGGGATCGAACCCGGGCTGCGTTCTTGGTCCGTTCTACTCGACCTCCGGCTTCCTGGTCCACCGTCCACTGTGTCTCTGTCGTTGGTCCAGGACATGCGGGAGTCTCCGTCCCGTGATGGTGCCCTTTCTTCACCGATCACCATTTTCTGAATTCTGCCTTCACCTCCGCTACTCTTTTCCCGCATGGAGCCCTGAAAGAGGCGCCGGACAAAACCGTATCCCTTCACTTCCATGTTATTGTTCTCTCCCACCGCCGCTCCACCGGGGCTTTTGCACTCTTTCTTCTGCCGGTAGATGAGCAGCGAGTCGGGCCTCATCATGCGCTTGCCGGTGCTTCTCCTGAGCACCGGGGCGCTGTGTGGTGCTGCGAAGGAGTTGTTCCCCGGCGTCCTGGGACTTGGGGGCATCACTTTGGTCACATTGCTCCTGTTACGTGTTTCCGTGTCGAGGGATGTCCGTCTGTTCTCCTTtctggagtcttcgttttcgttttCGTCTCGTGAGGTGAAGGATCCGGAGAGCGTGGAGAAGGGCGTGTTGGATGAGCGAGGCGGGGGAAGATAAGGGGTCAGGCTCCCGGGGGTGGCGACACTTCGGCGAGGCGGCGGCGTCGCACAGGGAGACAGCACGGGCTCCTGCTTGGTGTTGATCACCTGCTGGCTCTTCACGTATTTGGCTTTGTCCGCCTCCAGCCTCTCCACGGCGCTGATCGAGCGACCGTGACCACCGCCGTCAATCTGCCGGCGCAGGTAGTCCGGACCCTTGTTGAGGAGCCTCAGTGGAGAGGGGGATCCAATCGGCGTTAGGGGTTTCATGTTGACTCACCGAGCAGGGAAAGGCATCAAAACTGCAGCCGCTCGATGACTCACTCTTTTTCCAAAGAGACTTGTTGTCCGTCCCTGAGAAGATTGGAGCCAGTGAGGGTGTTTGAAGAGGTTTTTAAGGCGAGGAAACGCTCACCCTCCTTGAAGGGTAATAGATAAGCTGCAATTCAGGAAACCGCAGGGTCCAAGTTTGTCGTTACGTCGTCTATAGATAGCAAACAGTCTCTTTGTTGGGCCCAGACAAATTGATATCTCTATCCAGTATTTACACAGGCATCTGGGGCGGAAGGCAGGGCGCAGGGAAGTGCTCTCCCAAATGAGACGCTCTCTGCCCACAGCGCGGCAGAAATAACTCGCAGGGAGCACTTTGGAAGGGTTGAAGTTTTTCCTCCCCCcacttttccttctctcttttcttttttttctatctccCTACAACACCCTTCACTGTTGATCTTTTCGGTGACAGCTGCCCGGAGAAATTAGATATAATGGCCTCCAATATTTGCTCTGTGCAGGTTGTCTGAGGGACACCGGGTCAagactttttattgtttggcGCCCGGCGTGGTGGAGGTGACCTGCGGGTGGCCGGCACCGAGGCACTTGGCTCGTTGATGGACGGATTTGGGGGGGGGCGTTGCAGATCTCGACTTCGTCCTCACCTCACCTGGGCGTatccctgagagagagaaaagacaaacagaaaaaaaagtggTTTTAGTCTCCAGGgcgagcagcagagaccagatGGCCGGCGGACGAGTGTTCCCTCGAGCTCGGCTCAGATCGTGCTTCTCTACAGCTGGAGGGAGTCGCATGTGCAGAGCTGACATGGAAGCACTTTTAATGACCCTCACGCTTACACGCGTACATATTAAATACAATATGCAGACTATTTTTAGACATGCACTGTAGATGACACTCTAAATCAACAGTCTTTGAGTAAACGGGTAAGAGTTCAAACACAGGTTCACAGAGTTCAAACACACGTTAGCATGTTGCTCGGACATTTAATCCAGAAATCAGATTTAAAAACCATCAAGTACTGTTTCCTGTGCAAGAAAATCTTTTGTGTCTGGCCCTATGCAactatttctgtttattttaaatgttgtctAGCCACTGTTACAGCTTCCTGTCAGCGGCAGGTGAAAGACAAATGGACAACAAACAATGACAGGATGATGACATATCTGTCGCCATCCATTCTGCACAGGAAGTTGTAATTTTCTACCCAAGACGAGGACAAATGTGTCAGGAACgttttttaaatttgacatATGAAGCTGTTTCAGTTTCCCTTTCCTCTAGTCTTTCTTTGTCTATACAAAAGATCTGCAAAATTAAAAAGCCTGCTACCAGCAAAACCATCTTggtgtttattcttctttcaCAACTTTGCACTGACATAACAAGAAGCCACAATATCTTAACTTGCAGTAACCggacctgtgtgtgtatctgaccTCTGTAAAGTTTTAAACAAATGTCTCCACTGAAAATCAGGCTCCTGTAATTTAAACAGCTTTAACTTTAACAGCTTGAGTAAACCGATGCACGTCTGCGGCAATAAACTCTTTCATAGTCACAGTTAAACAGCTTGTTCTCCAAATTAACAACCAATAACTAAACTTAAATGAAACTGTAAACCTACGACATGGTGACCCACATTCAGTGCTGTGCTCGACGGAGAGAGACACGTTTCATGTACGTTAAGTTTTCACACTTTACGGAGATTtgagaaggggagggggggggctgcgtgTGCCTTTAACAGGATAGGCTTCACCCGAGGAGTATTAATAGGCTGAAAACACCCCAGCAAGGTTATCGTATGTCTATGTGCacgtatgtgtgtatgtgcatatggtcacaggtgtgtttgtgtatctgctCCAGTTTTGCGGCCGAGCCAATGTGCatgtgagaagaagaagcttccCTGTGAGTTACAGACTGTGGAGCCTCTCTGTTGTTATGCAGAAGAAAAGCCGTGAGTGTCGACCATGTGCACACGTTTAAAACTTGAACCTGTCATAAATACCCAGAGGCACAGGTGGAGTCTGTCTTTTATTCACCTTCctttcaaaatgtataaaagagACCATCTGTAGAGAGATGAATGCTCCTTATTGTGTGAGAGACAGCAGGAGGGTGTTACAGTTCCCTCAGGTCCGCTGCCAGTGTTATCTAATGCTGTTTTAGCTTTTCCTCCACATCGGGTTTAACAATGAACAACCGCGCTTGACAGGAAAAAGGATCCATATGTCTTCTGTCGGAAACAGACACAAGTGCAGAACACAAGAAAACACGCGTCCCAATGTGCACGTCCTCCATCTTATACTTAGACACGGCCTTGATTTAGAAGATAGCAAACATACAGCTGAATGATgagtaaaaaatttaaatccCCTGACACTCACAGTGTGAATTAAACCAAATGAAACTATAGCtttaattaaaaggaaaataagacATTTAATATTCTCAATTAAGTGGGACtctattttttaaaagttgaaatattcttccacttaagctgctttcaaacatcaGAGAAGTCCAGACACTCTCCAGAGAGTCCTGCCTATCGCTGCTCTCTCCCCAGACTTCACCCTTCACCTGAAGGTTCTGGATATTTTCcagttgttgtgaacacgtctgacccagagacagagagagatcaTTTAACTTGAGTGTgagaagagacagtgagactTCTTCTCTTGTTTGGGACGCGATAGCAGATTCAATGTTGTGTGGAGGCAGCAGAGACATGATGgttgtgttactggtgtgttaaaattattatttacagcacatttgttattgttataCAGCCGCAGCACTGGTAATACAGAGCTATTAAACGtttcttctacttctactaAATCCTAAACAGGAGAAAGTGAACTTATCTCACTTTTACTCTCTACTTTCATTGAGCCAccaccacacccccccacaGACCAGGGCTTGTCAAATGGCAAACAACTATAAATTAACTCAGGCGACACGGCAGCTTTTCCAGATGTCGAGCTGTCGACCGTTGTTTAGGTAGAGTTCCGGGAAAAACGTCTCCGAACaggtgtggggggtggggtgggggggaaaggaCACGGGAGCGGgtataaaacaagaaaaatgggTAAAAAAATCTGGAATCGGGTTTACGGTGCAAACACTGGGGGGGTTAAAGGGTGTTTTATTGGACAACTTTCTTCCGGGAACagttcaaaatgaaagaaaaaaaaattccaggCTAATGCTATTGAAGCGTTGAAGGAGATTATCGCCACGGGAGCCAAAACAAAGCCATTAATCCTGATGTTGGCTTTCCATGGACGGGGGGGTAAAgtgtgtaaaaaatatatatggatACAGGGACTGTTAATCCCCAATCACCCAGTGTTCATAACCTTGAAATCCATAACAACCTGGGAGCTTCACGTATTTGACCTACTTCTGAAGTATTTATGTTTTCTCCTCGGTTCTATTCCTGATGGTCGCGTggttcacaacaacaagagcTTGAAGGAATCCAGCCACTCTCAGGGGTTATCTCTCGCTCTGAGTggtatctcacacacacacacacacacacgcacacacacacacacacacacacacacacacacacacacacacacacacacacacacacacacacacacacacacacacacacacacacacacacacacacacacacacacacacacactctcacacactcacacacacagtgactcagCTGGGATTCGCGTGAGAACAATAGCCGCCATTAGCTCCATTGTACGTAATGAGCCAAATTAGTAGCCAGCACCTTCTCCTGTGATCTGGAGGCCTGTGAAGAGTGTGAGGAGGCCGgggagtctctctctcctctctctctctcttctccctcgtTCCCTCACTGCAGGTCGTCATTAACCTCTCAACTCCTTCCCCTCTGTCTCATCTCCTCGGTGAACCCGCGCCCACACGAGCTCCCTCTCCTTCCCGACGCTACCTAAACGTGTGCCTCCCTCCCCTGCACCGCTATtcatctccctccatctcctgtACATGCCACAGGGCCTCCTTACCCTCCCGTTTCCCTCCCCACTCTATCGCTCTCTTCCTGTGAACGTaccctctctctatccctctgcatcactctctctctctctgtttttctctccatttgcAGTATCTGAGAGCAATCCTCTAAAGGTTTCGGTTCAGCTTggaacaacatgtttgtgttgctttttgCAAAGATGCTTGACTTCCTACTGACAGTGTGGGTAACCTACTTTCCTTCTGAAGTACGTCTTGCACAGACctgaggcggcggcggcgtttcgccccaaagaaaaacagaaaggtcACATTTTGATGAACACACTCGGACAGAAGAAGATGAACAATGCGTGCAGAAAAAGcaacatgaaaatatatttttctgttggAAATTCTCGACAGTTAAAACTGGATTCGTCTACTTCTCTTTAAAGAGATTTTCCAGGATTTCATTAACTTGACAGTAGGCATCCAGGTCGGAATCGAACCCACGGTCTCAAGCCTCCATACGCAACTTCACTTTCTGAGTAGACACTGtgttttagattagattagattagattcaactttattgtcattgcacagtacaagtactacaacgaaatgcagtttagcatctaaccagaagtgcaaaaaaggcagtaaaagtgcagagtaatgtgcatattaaagtgaaaatgtaaataaatagatctgtagagtaagaaatatatatagaatattacagtattaacag from the Limanda limanda chromosome 11, fLimLim1.1, whole genome shotgun sequence genome contains:
- the fam110d gene encoding protein FAM110C, producing the protein MKPLTPIGSPSPLRLLNKGPDYLRRQIDGGGHGRSISAVERLEADKAKYVKSQQVINTKQEPVLSPCATPPPRRSVATPGSLTPYLPPPRSSNTPFSTLSGSFTSRDENENEDSRKENRRTSLDTETRNRSNVTKVMPPSPRTPGNNSFAAPHSAPVLRRSTGKRMMRPDSLLIYRQKKECKSPGGAAVGENNNMEVKGYGFVRRLFQGSMREKSSGGEGRIQKMVIGEERAPSRDGDSRMSWTNDRDTVDGGPGSRRSSRTDQERSPGSIPSPGFSCTLEWSKDGFTNSGSEDMNNGVTNGNHSTDHDDENDPWRRASPPPVPRRRFGQLHRSKSDTLLRCSVALSEQEHFFDFCGLDIDMIERLGRENFLFGASSIDTLSLALRSCGGSEPSEFSRHSGDGLFQEELAEQVPNGVSIIERNARVIKWLYSCKNAAKEGPKESTV